In the Flavisolibacter tropicus genome, one interval contains:
- the rplL gene encoding 50S ribosomal protein L7/L12 codes for MADVKQLAEQLVGLTVKEVQELADFMKSEYGIEPAAATVVAGPAGPAAAAAEEKTSFNVILKSGGASKLNVVKIVKDLTGLGLKEAKDLVDGAPKPVKEGVDKATAEDIAAKLKEAGAEVEIA; via the coding sequence ATGGCAGACGTTAAACAACTTGCTGAACAATTAGTAGGCCTTACTGTTAAAGAAGTACAGGAATTGGCTGATTTCATGAAATCTGAGTACGGTATCGAGCCTGCTGCTGCTACTGTAGTAGCTGGTCCTGCTGGTCCTGCTGCAGCTGCTGCTGAAGAAAAAACTTCATTCAATGTTATCCTGAAAAGCGGTGGTGCTTCTAAACTGAACGTAGTTAAGATCGTTAAAGACTTGACTGGTTTAGGTCTGAAAGAAGCTAAAGATTTAGTAGACGGTGCTCCAAAACCTGTTAAAGAAGGTGTTGACAAAGCAACTGCTGAAGACATCGCTGCTAAGCTGAAAGAAGCTGGTGCTGAAGTTGAAATCGCTTAA
- the rplJ gene encoding 50S ribosomal protein L10, with protein MTKEQKNEVIEALKEKFSQYNNFYVTNTESLSVEQVTKLRRACFNKNVEMRVAKNTLIKKALESLNNESYTGVYDSLNNVTALLFSENPKEPALIISSFRTESKGEKPELKAAFINGDIYTGDNNLVTLTKIKTKNELIGEVIGLLQSPAKRVLAALLHHHEKQANGGTAEAEAPAAE; from the coding sequence ATGACTAAAGAACAAAAAAATGAAGTAATAGAAGCGTTGAAAGAGAAATTTTCTCAATACAACAACTTCTATGTTACCAATACTGAATCCCTTTCTGTTGAGCAAGTAACCAAATTGCGTCGTGCTTGCTTTAACAAAAATGTGGAAATGCGTGTGGCTAAGAACACGCTGATCAAGAAAGCATTAGAATCTTTAAATAACGAAAGCTATACTGGTGTTTACGATTCTTTAAACAATGTAACTGCTTTGTTGTTTTCTGAAAATCCAAAAGAACCAGCTTTGATCATCTCTTCTTTCCGTACGGAGAGCAAAGGTGAGAAGCCTGAGCTGAAGGCTGCTTTCATCAATGGTGATATTTACACTGGCGACAACAACCTGGTTACATTAACAAAGATCAAGACGAAGAACGAGTTGATCGGAGAAGTTATTGGCTTGTTGCAATCTCCAGCGAAGCGTGTATTGGCTGCTTTGTTGCACCATCACGAAAAGCAAGCTAACGGTGGCACTGCTGAAGCAGAAGCACCTGCAGCTGAATAA
- the rplK gene encoding 50S ribosomal protein L11, protein MAKEITGYVKLQCKGGQANPAPPIGPALGSKGVNIMEFCKQFNARTQDKMGKVLPVLLTVYSDKSFDFIIKTPPAAVQLKDAAKIQSGSKEPNRNKVGKVTWAQIEEIAKDKMPDLNAFTLESAMSMVAGTARSMGLTVEGQAPWEK, encoded by the coding sequence ATGGCAAAAGAAATCACTGGCTATGTAAAGCTTCAGTGCAAGGGTGGCCAAGCAAACCCTGCACCTCCAATTGGTCCAGCATTAGGTTCCAAAGGTGTTAACATCATGGAATTCTGTAAGCAATTCAATGCTCGGACTCAAGATAAAATGGGAAAAGTACTTCCTGTTTTATTAACTGTTTACTCAGACAAGTCTTTCGACTTCATTATCAAAACTCCTCCTGCAGCTGTACAGTTAAAGGATGCCGCTAAAATTCAAAGCGGTTCAAAAGAGCCAAACCGTAACAAGGTTGGTAAGGTAACTTGGGCTCAGATCGAAGAGATCGCAAAAGACAAGATGCCTGACCTGAATGCGTTTACTTTAGAAAGCGCCATGAGCATGGTAGCTGGTACAGCGCGTAGCATGGGTCTGACTGTTGAAGGTCAAGCTCCATGGGAAAAATAA
- a CDS encoding ComEA family DNA-binding protein yields MSPKQILRDYLTFTKKDRIGIYFVLSLILIICFLPRFFSRTYHPPTPIDPTIARMLDTVQHQNETNSETRSITSYNYEPSSMPGFTKGKRFVFDPNTLPAEGWAKLGLRERTIRTIINYRNKGGRFYKPEDLQKIWGLPEGFYNYIANYIQVTSVESKYERNYTNPTYTYERKEKKIEIVDINSADTGAYIALPGIGSKLANRIVNFRDKLGGFHSIEQIKETYGLPDSTYQAIKGYLQLNTLSVKKFNLNTATKEELKAHPYIKWQLANAIIEYRNQHGEFKTIEDLKKILIIDEATYTKISPYFIL; encoded by the coding sequence ATGAGTCCGAAACAAATCCTTCGAGACTATCTGACTTTTACTAAAAAGGACCGAATAGGAATTTATTTTGTTTTATCCTTGATCCTGATCATCTGCTTTTTGCCCAGGTTTTTCTCCCGTACTTACCATCCCCCTACCCCTATTGATCCAACCATTGCACGTATGCTGGATACTGTACAACACCAAAATGAAACCAATTCAGAAACGAGAAGTATTACCTCTTACAATTATGAGCCCAGCAGTATGCCAGGTTTTACCAAAGGTAAACGCTTTGTTTTTGATCCAAATACATTACCAGCTGAGGGGTGGGCTAAGTTGGGACTTAGAGAGCGAACCATTAGAACAATTATCAATTATAGGAACAAAGGTGGAAGGTTTTATAAACCGGAAGATCTTCAAAAGATATGGGGTTTGCCCGAAGGTTTTTATAACTACATAGCTAATTACATTCAAGTTACTTCGGTAGAGAGCAAATATGAACGCAACTATACCAACCCAACCTACACATATGAAAGGAAAGAGAAAAAAATAGAAATAGTGGATATAAACAGTGCAGATACAGGAGCTTACATTGCTCTTCCTGGCATTGGCAGTAAGTTAGCCAACCGAATTGTAAACTTCAGAGACAAATTAGGTGGATTCCATTCAATTGAGCAAATTAAAGAAACCTATGGCCTGCCAGACTCAACTTATCAAGCCATAAAAGGATATTTACAGTTAAATACACTTTCAGTCAAAAAGTTCAACCTAAATACTGCAACAAAAGAGGAGCTAAAGGCCCACCCTTACATTAAATGGCAATTGGCTAATGCAATTATAGAATACCGGAACCAGCACGGAGAATTTAAAACTATTGAGGATTTAAAGAAGATACTCATTATTGATGAGGCCACTTACACTAAGATCTCACCCTACTTTATTCTCTAA
- the proC gene encoding pyrroline-5-carboxylate reductase: MNKKVAIIGGGNLGVALAEGLLKSNYSQASDIYITKRNPSTLRELEKKGVKVTANNNEAIQNSNLVIIAVKPFQIKEVLEGLKNDLHPDKHILVSVVTGIFIEDIQSVLQKKLPLFRAMPNTAIAVLESMTCLSYQNAQLDHIKLVEQLFSNLGRVTVIDEKLMDAATVLGACGTAYAMRYIRANIQGGIEIGFDAATASLIAAQTVKGATELLLQRGTHPEQEIDKVTTPKGCTIAGLNEMEHQGFSSSLIKGIAASFNKIIKG, from the coding sequence ATGAATAAAAAAGTGGCCATAATTGGTGGCGGCAACCTCGGAGTAGCCCTTGCCGAGGGTTTATTGAAAAGTAACTATTCGCAAGCTTCTGATATATATATTACTAAGCGAAACCCATCTACCTTACGGGAGCTGGAGAAGAAAGGAGTAAAAGTTACAGCCAATAACAATGAAGCCATTCAAAATAGTAATCTGGTAATTATAGCTGTAAAACCTTTTCAAATAAAGGAAGTACTGGAAGGACTCAAAAATGATTTACACCCCGATAAACATATTCTGGTTTCAGTAGTTACAGGCATTTTTATTGAAGACATACAAAGTGTCCTTCAAAAAAAACTTCCCCTCTTTAGGGCCATGCCCAATACGGCCATTGCCGTTTTAGAAAGTATGACCTGTCTAAGCTACCAAAACGCTCAGCTCGATCACATAAAACTTGTTGAGCAACTATTTAGTAATCTAGGCAGAGTAACTGTGATAGATGAAAAGCTTATGGATGCGGCTACGGTACTGGGTGCCTGCGGTACAGCTTATGCAATGCGTTATATCCGCGCCAATATTCAAGGCGGTATAGAAATAGGTTTTGATGCCGCCACTGCCAGTTTAATAGCTGCACAAACAGTTAAAGGTGCTACAGAATTGTTGCTTCAAAGAGGCACCCACCCTGAACAGGAGATTGATAAAGTAACCACCCCTAAGGGTTGCACGATAGCCGGACTTAATGAAATGGAACACCAAGGTTTCAGTTCATCCCTTATAAAAGGAATAGCAGCAAGCTTTAATAAGATTATTAAAGGCTGA
- the rplA gene encoding 50S ribosomal protein L1, with the protein MAFIPKKRKAVNGKVDANKVYSLKDASTLVKEINTTKFDASVDLHIRLGVDPKKADQAIRGTVTLPHGTGKTKKVLVLCGPDLEAAAKGAGADFVGLDEFVQKIEGGWTDVDVIIATPAVMPKIGRLGKILGPRNLMPNPKTGTVTNDVAGAVNEVKGGKIAFKVDKAGIIHASIGRVSFSPEKIAENSQELINAIIKAKPSTAKGTYLKGLTMASTMSPGITVDTKSFVH; encoded by the coding sequence ATGGCTTTCATTCCTAAAAAAAGAAAAGCAGTAAACGGTAAAGTTGATGCCAACAAGGTATACAGCTTGAAAGATGCTTCTACTTTAGTAAAAGAAATAAATACAACAAAGTTTGACGCTTCCGTTGACTTACATATCCGTTTAGGCGTAGATCCTAAAAAAGCTGACCAAGCTATCCGTGGTACAGTTACTTTACCTCACGGTACTGGTAAAACAAAGAAAGTATTAGTGCTTTGCGGCCCAGATTTGGAAGCTGCTGCTAAAGGTGCCGGTGCTGACTTTGTAGGTTTAGATGAGTTTGTACAAAAGATTGAAGGTGGTTGGACTGATGTTGATGTAATCATCGCTACTCCAGCTGTAATGCCTAAGATCGGTCGTTTAGGTAAAATCTTAGGTCCTCGTAACCTGATGCCAAACCCTAAAACTGGTACAGTTACTAACGATGTGGCTGGTGCTGTAAATGAAGTTAAAGGCGGTAAGATCGCGTTTAAAGTTGATAAAGCTGGTATCATCCATGCTTCTATCGGTCGCGTTTCTTTCTCTCCAGAAAAAATTGCTGAAAACAGCCAAGAGCTGATCAACGCAATTATCAAGGCAAAGCCTTCAACTGCAAAAGGTACTTACCTGAAAGGGTTGACTATGGCCAGCACAATGAGCCCTGGTATTACTGTAGACACTAAATCTTTTGTTCACTAA